The following are from one region of the Etheostoma spectabile isolate EspeVRDwgs_2016 chromosome 2, UIUC_Espe_1.0, whole genome shotgun sequence genome:
- the ndufb7 gene encoding NADH dehydrogenase [ubiquinone] 1 beta subcomplex subunit 7: MGAHLGRRYITEPDTEPDPARKYEFDPQFGFPERREREMVASQEQMNLAQLPLEQRDYCAQYLLKLMKCKRDNWPNFLACKHERHDWDYCEHQDYVMRMKEYERERRLQLRKKRIEAQAEAA; this comes from the exons ATGGGAGCTCACCTGGGCAGACGGTATATCACCGAGCCGGACACCGAGCCGGACCCAGCGAGGAAATACGAGTTCGACCCCCAGTTTGGCTTTCCAGAGAGACGCGAGAGAG AGATGGTAGCGAGCCAGGAGCAGATGAACCTGGCCCAGCTGCCTTTGGAGCAGAGGGACTACTGTGCCCAATACCTCCTGAAACTCATGAAGTGCAAGAGGGACAACTGGCCCAACTTCCTGGCCTGCAAGCATGAGAGACACGACTGGGACTACTGCGAACACCAGGA cTATGTGATGCGTATGAAGgagtatgagagagagagaaggctcCAGCTGAGGAAGAAGAGAATTGAGGCTCAGGCTGAAGCTGCATGA